CAGGTAGGTATCGATGGCCTCCATCGCACCCTCATTCCCCGCGTTCATCCGGGCAGACAGACTGACACTCACAGCGTAGGACATGCCCACCCCATCCGGCAGCGCCGCCTTCTTGGGGCGCTTGATGATGTCGTCCAGGTCGGGCATCTTGTCCACGATGTCCACGAAACCGAAGAACTCGGCCGCCTCGCCATCACCCACCGCACCGGTAATCGCTGCCACTTTCAAATGATGAGGCATGGTACTGGCGTAGAGCTTGGCTGCCTTGGACCACGAGCGGTACGTGCCGAACGCCTTGGCGGGCTTGCTCGGGTCGAACGTACACACTAGCGCCGGGCGGTACATGAAGAACGCCGCAAAAATCGGGTCGCCACCTTGCGCCAAGTGATGGTCGATCCAGGGCTCGTGGTCCATCGCCACTTCCACGTGGATCAACCGGTTAGCCAGCGGCAGGGGCATCCGGTTGGTCACGCCTCGGTCAGACTCGCGGTTGCCCATCGCCACAACACGCACGTTG
The Candidatus Macondimonas diazotrophica DNA segment above includes these coding regions:
- a CDS encoding AAA family ATPase; translation: MITLKINEALAMVRHVAIELNEPMMLWGPPGGGKTEGVGQIAEDCNAFLVDIRLAQYDSVDLKGYPTDEDGHLVWRPARTLPFVGNDAFPDDRLILLVLDELNSARDAVFAVAYQLLQERRVGEHRLKPNVRVVAMGNRESDRGVTNRMPLPLANRLIHVEVAMDHEPWIDHHLAQGGDPIFAAFFMYRPALVCTFDPSKPAKAFGTYRSWSKAAKLYASTMPHHLKVAAITGAVGDGEAAEFFGFVDIVDKMPDLDDIIKRPKKAALPDGVGMSYAVSVSLSARMNAGNEGAMEAIDTYLRRLAPEFHACAWTLAARKEPRILATQLGAVFCKEHNYSMTAE